One window of Falco cherrug isolate bFalChe1 chromosome W, bFalChe1.pri, whole genome shotgun sequence genomic DNA carries:
- the LOC129734646 gene encoding vigilin-like — protein sequence MSSVAVLTQESFAEHRSALMQQQVKVTALNSEEEKDPPTYEEAFPALPEKAACLEAAWEPAGPWSKIRPIKASVITQVFHVPLEERKYKGMNQFGEGEQAKICLDIMQKTGAHLELSLAKDQGLSIVVSGKPEAVTKARKQIVARLQTQASATVAIPKEHHRFVIGKKGEKLQDLKLKTATKMQIPRPDDPSNQIKISGTKEGIEKARHEILLISAEQDKRAVERLDVEKVYHPFIAGPYNKLVRELMRDTGTRINIPPPSVNKTEIVFSGEKEQLAQAVARVKKIYEEKKKKTTTLAVEVKKSQHKYVIGPKGNSLQEILEKTGVSVEIPPIDSSSETLILRGEPEKLGQALTEVYAKANSFTVSSVSAPSWLHRFLIGKKGQNLAKITQQMPKVHIKFTGGEDNITLEGPTEDVHVAQEQIEAMVKELMSWSY from the exons ATGAGCTCGGTGGCAGTTTTGACCCAGGAGAGCTTTGCCGAACACCGCAGTGCCTTGatgcagcagcaggtgaaag TAACAGCTTTAAactctgaagaagagaaggatccTCCCACCTACGAGGAAGCCTTCCCTGCGCTCCCTGAGAAAGCAGCATGTTTGGAAGCTGCCTGGGAACCTGCTGGGCCCTGGAGCAAAATCCGGCCAATAAAGGCTTCTGTCATCACTCAG GTGTTCCATGTgccactggaggagaggaaataCAAGGGCATGAATCAGTTTGGAGAAGGCGAGCAGGCCAAGATCTGCCTTGACATCATGCAGAAGACGGGAGCTCACCTGGAGCTGTCTCTCGCAAAGGACCAGGGCCTTTCGATCGTGGTCTCTGGCAAGCCGGAAGCAGTCACGAAGGCTCGGAAGCAGATTGTCGCTCGACTGCAGACTCAG gcttCAGCGACAGTTGCCATCCCCAAGGAGCACCACCGTTTTGTCATTGGAAAGAAGGGTGAGAAGCTGCAGGACCTGAAGCTCAAAACTGCAACCAAAATGCAGATCCCCCGCCCAGACGACCCCAGCAACCAGATCAAGATCAGCGGCACTAAAGAAGGGATTGAGAAGGCCCGGCACGAGATCCTGCTTATCTCCGCTGAGCAG GATAAGCGTGCCGTGGAGCGGCTGGACGTGGAGAAAGTGTACCACCCTTTCATTGCTGGCCCTTACAACAAGCTGGTGAGGGAGCTCATGCGGGACACAGGGACGCGCATCAACATTCCTCCACCCAGTGTCAACAAGACAGAGATAGTCTTCAGCGGAGAAAAGGAGCAACTAGCCCAGGCTGTGGCTCGAGTTAAGAAGATCTATGAGGAGAAG aaaaagaagactaCTACTCTTGCAGTGGAGGTGAAGAAGTCCCAGCACAAGTATGTCATCGGCCCCAAGGGGAATTCCCTGCAGGAGATCTTGGAGAAGACTGGAGTCTCTGTCGAGATCCCACCCATTGACAGTAGCTCGGAGACGCTGATACTGCGAGGCGAGCCTGAAAAACTTGGGCAAGCATTGACTGAAGTCTATGCAAAG gccaacagttttaccgtctcttcggtctctgccccctcttggcttcatcgtttccttattggaaagaaaggacagaacctggccaaaataactcagcagatgccaaag gttcacatcaaattcactggaggagaggataacatcactttggaaggacctacagaagatgtgcatgtggctcaggaacagattgaagccatggTCAAGGAACTGatgagctggagttactag